The DNA window ATGAAAAGGGTAGGACTATCGCCAGACCAACACTTATGTTGTACTCCTAGTTTTCCACGGTTCAAATTTACCTGGGTTTATGGTAAGATGCGATGTGCCGACAGCTGTACCAAACGAATTATTCATTTGGCATTCGTAACTACCAGCGTCACTAGGAATAGTATCAACGATAATAAGGAGCTGATCTTCAGCAGTAAAAAAGTGACGTTCAGTGGTCTGCAGAGGGCTACCATTTTTTCGCCACAATAATTTTGGCCGAGGATATCCGCTCGCCATACACTCCAAAACGATTGATTCACCgacaattatttccttattttccaTTGGTTTGACAAACGACGGTGTTTCTAGTATGAAAAAAGTagggatttttttcttaaatgcTTACAATTCTCTTCTCTAACGCTGATCGACGAGCATATCTGTTCTCTTTTGCAATACCAAACAGACAATTACTTACCACTTATGGTAAGACTAGCGTTCGCTACAATGGTACCAGCCAAGTTTTGCGCCGTACAAGAATAGACCCCAGTGTCGGCGACTTTGAAGTCTACTATGAACAATTCATCGTCCGACGGCATCATGTACATCCGCCTTTCTCTAGCAGCCGGAAAATCGTTCCCGCCGTCTTTCTGCCAGGCTATCTGTGGGGTCGGTTGACCTTTTGCTGCGCAAACCAACTTGGCAGTCCGACCTGCCGGCACTTGCATATCTTGCGGATTTTTCGTAAATGACGGATACACTGTGTGGGGCAAAAATTTGACACAACATATAATAAAACTGCGATCAGAACCGAAGAAAGAGATAATAGTGTTAGACGACGTCTTCGGTGAAGGAGTAACACTCACCAAGGACGCTTATTTTAGCCTTAGCTGAGTACGTTGTCCCATAATCATTGCTGACCATACATTGATACCTTCCTGCATCCGCATGAGTTACATTCGTCAAATACAAGCTTGACAAAGCTTCTGTTATCCCACGCTCCAGAGAATCAGTGTCAACTTTGATATCGAAATTTTGCATCTCAGCGTTGTCGTGCTTCCATGTAAATCGAAGTGGAGTGTTCGCAGTGCTGGTAGCACGGCAATACAGCGTCACGTTATCTCCTTTTATGCTCATTTGAGTTTTTGGTTCGCCAATAATCAGTGGCTTTGGATGCTCGTCtgaaatatttaccaaaaatttcCGTATTAACGtctgtaaatttttctaaacgaatcaactattttatttatcttaatttttttatgtttacacCTACCGCAAGTAAAATTTGTGCGATGAAGTTCAGTCAACAGCGTTCCTTTCAACGCGCTGGGATACCCACACCGAACTCTTGCCTCGCTGTACTTGTGGCTGCGTAACCAAATGCTCAGCCACTGGAGTCCGCAGTCACAAAGTAAAGTGtctgtaatgaatttttttatttttttatcaataaaattaaaccgAAACTTGGGAAATCAGAATAAAACGAAAAGTATTATCATCAAATTGCTAACCAGACTTCATTCTTAATCTAGACAAATTTGGCATAGAAATAAGTGCGTTCTCCGCAATGCTTGTTATGTTGTTCCCATTCAAATCCAACTCTATGAGTCTCATCAAACCGATAAAAGAGTTCTTGTTTATAGATTTGATGCGATTTAAAGCAAGTCCCAGTTTCTCCAAATTTATCAACGGTGCGAAAGCCCCGTTAATATCTTCCACCATGTAAGATATCTTGTTTTCGTTAAGCTCGCTGTaaacacaaaatgaaaataagcgTAAATCATCACTGTGAAATAGCAGTCAAGTAAACTGCTTTCAACCACAGTCGTGAAAAGCTTTGGGATCAATATAACTGCTTACAGTATCCTTAGGTTTGGTGTATTGTTGAAAGCACCATCTGCGATGAAAGTGATTTTATTATGATCCAATTTAAGTTGTTCAAGTTTACCCAAGAACTGGAAGGTTCCTTGATCAATCGATACCAGTTCGTTGTGCGACAAGTCACTGAAAGTGGTAAATTAGACACTTATTCCAATACAGTATATTCATATACTTATATTTGCGTTCACCTACAGCAAAGAACAAGGTAGCACACTTTTTTCAAGTTTGTTAAGCGGGCCATTCAACAATCgcagaaaaatattagaaCATTAAAGAACTTTGCTGTGTGACTTTTATTCCTAAATATATAAAAGGGTGAATACTAACAGCTCGGTGATATTCTGGCAACATTCCCACGCCTGAGATTTAATCGCATCTATTTTATTGTGCGAAATGGTGAGCGTGTGGAGCTTCGAGAGTCCGAACAATCCACCGTTCATTACAACTGTCAACAAGTTGTGATCGAGTTGTAATACAGACAGATTGTTCAGACTGACAATCGCACCCGTGTCCAGAGACctaattttattccttttcaatttcagCTGCTCCAAACTCGTCAAATTCTTAAAACTCAATCCCTGAATTTGTTCCAACTCATTCCTATTCAATTCCCTAAAAATCGAAAGACAAACATTTCATTATCTGTGAAAATGTATCGACGAAAGATGCttaaaacaaacgaaaaaatactTACAATATTCTCAACTCAGCAAGGTTTGTGAACAAATCTTTTAGATGGGTCAGgcgatttttattcaatcgcAATTCCTTCAGAGATGTAAGATTGTCCAAACTCCCATTTTCTATTACACGAATTTTGTTTGAGTTCAAATTTCTGAAAAGTAAGTCGATAAAGTAAAATTACATGCATCATTAATTCATAATGAAAAATCAGTAAATGTGTAACAAATTATCAACGAATACGTACAAGTATGTAAGGGAATTTGGAGCTAGGAAAGACTCTCTCTGGAGAACAGGTATATGGTTGCTGCTGAGGTCCAAGAATTGAAGTCTCGGCAAGTTTACTAAGGTCTGTCCATCTATGGACCGAACCAGATTGTGCGTCCTGTGATAAAAAGTTGATGAttgaatttgatttgaaaaatacaaatcttAAGATTGGTTCACATGTGACACTTATCACTCGATGTTTTCATCTAGGagtcaaaataattttacccGAGATTTCTTTCGTATTGTAAGCTACCTTAATATTTGGAAGCGATAAAtgtcaaacaaaaatttgctATGCCTGAAGAAATTTACTTACATTGAAAGATGGGTCAAATTTTTGAGCGAGTAAAGATTGGGCAAGGTCGTCAATtgatttttgttgattttcaGTGCTCTCAATTGAGTCAAGCTATTCAGTGCTTCGCTCACATTGTCGCTTAATCGATTTTCACTTATATCTCTGAAATAGTTGCAGAAATTAGGTGAATTTAGTGGCGATTTGATGATAAATTCATTAATTTGGTAAAATGATTATTACTGCAgacaattttattaatttaattactaCTCACAAAACCCTGAGCTTGGTGAGATGAATAAGAGCGTTGGATTCCAGTCttgaaaagttatttttcttcaactctCTGTAAGTATTGAAATGTTCTTCTTAAATAACAATTCCATGATGCAAATTTATCGCAATAAATTGAACAGAAAAGTACATAAGAGGAAATCTGTTTACATTGTACAGCAGAGTAATATGATTCAGAGTGCAATAACAACGAGGTAACATAAGAGTcttgttaattaatttaacaTTACTACTACTAATGATCCTACTTTTTATtgccgatgaaaaaaaatttgcacaatTCTTAATGCCGAGAATGTCCCACAGCTGATTAAACACGCCTTACCATCACAGTCACGTAAGTACTGATTAGGAGAatcgtaatgaaaatatttcatcatttgGCTTCAACTCCAAGAGAGAATATTAAAAACGCGTATATACAAGGTTAAATATTTTCTGGTAAAATTAAGCATGCCTACTTGCTTGTTTCATATTTCTTTGGACAACGAACGGCAACAGCGTAATTGCGAAAGATTTTTAcaactttgaaatatttttacaagtttttcaaactgaaaatctattttttctaCGAATATGTTATAAAGGTCACGATATGTATACAAAGGGTAAAGTGTactaataaattgaaatttttcaagcattTTGCAGTTTTACAGAGGCTTTAATAGTGTGATCTTTAAATAACTAACTGAAAACacattgcaaaaatatttcaatgtaaCGAATATTTGGGGGTCAATTACTATCGCGCATAACTCGATTAGTTTTCCCCCATTTTTTTCTGATAACAACAATACTCGCAACATGTAGTTTCGAATTTCACGAATTTCACCCGACAGAGAATAATAAACATTTGATAACTGTATTCTTGCAGAGATTACAGCTCAGAACAACGGTAGATACAAAACAGCTCGTATCTGGCTTTCGCAATATCGTTTCACATGgcagaaaaaacaatttagaACGAAAcaagtaaaattattcaaaatagaCGTGATGGATTGTTTATGTATAGTCTATGTGTCGAATGATAATTGGCTGCTgggtaaattattttccacatTCATCATACACATACGTCTATcgcatcatcatcatcgtggGTTGAATAAGTGACAAGTTTACTTTTGAAATATCAAATGTCAGTTGTTTGATTGACCTGTTTGTAACTTTTCTCTATCGGTACAGCATGCCATACCTATGATAGTGTTTAATCAGAGATCTCTGTAATCAACACAAGTGCTTTTATCAACTATTGGACAGCTTCTATCAGAAATATACGAGCTGAATTATATAGATAAAACTTCTCGCTAATGCGCAGCTCACAAATTTGTGATCAAGACATTCATCGTTACAAATAAGCTAACAAAATATCAATCGGACTGATAATTTAAGGTTCCTTGATAATTCCTTGTCCTCCAAACTGTAATGTTCCTACTCCGGAAGCAAATAATCATATCCTCTTATTGTCATttaggaataataaaaacaattcttcTCTGTCGCCACTGAGAAATTTTCGGTCCTCTTatcatgtgtgtatatataaatatatacagaCGCATATGCACGAGACGATAGATATTACTGCACGACAAGGCACAGGAGCGACCCTCCTTTGACCAAACCGTAAGAGGATTCAATCAATCTGTCCACTTACAGAGAACGACCCCTCGTTCTGTCtggattaatataataatatccaGTTTAATTCCTGATAGTTCAATTTAAACCCACGGTCAGATAGACGCTGGTACATACAGTTCCAGAATTATAGGGGCACGCATACTatagggaaaaagaaaacctaTAAAGAACATAATCGCGTAGCTGCACGAAAACACTAACAATCGGCCAATAAAGAAAgcattttgtttatttactcGTTAATCATCTTTCGTTCAACTCAAACAACAATCACTTACAGATCCTCGATCCATGGTGGTAAGTTGTTGGGTGCATCAATGAGCTGCAATCCGTTGCAGTTAACGACATTTCCCAGGCAATTACATTCCCTGGGGCACTGGAAGTCCAATTTGTTCAATATACTCGAATCCTGCATAGGTTTGGCGCGAGTGTCATCGGCGCAAAACAACAGGACGAGCTGGGTAATGAAAATTACGTATCTCCTTCTCTTCCACCTTCGAGCCGAGCTCACCTCGCTCGATTCTGACATGATAAGACGTCTTCGTCTGCGCGTATCGCGTGCCTTCCGAGATGTCTgcccgtctctctctctctatctatttctctttctctctcttgcACTTTCGGCTACGTCGTCGTTGTATATCG is part of the Neodiprion virginianus isolate iyNeoVirg1 chromosome 5, iyNeoVirg1.1, whole genome shotgun sequence genome and encodes:
- the LOC124304553 gene encoding leucine-rich repeats and immunoglobulin-like domains protein 3 isoform X1; protein product: MSESSEVSSARRWKRRRYVIFITQLVLLFCADDTRAKPMQDSSILNKLDFQCPRECNCLGNVVNCNGLQLIDAPNNLPPWIEDLELKKNNFSRLESNALIHLTKLRVLDISENRLSDNVSEALNSLTQLRALKINKNQLTTLPNLYSLKNLTHLSMTHNLVRSIDGQTLVNLPRLQFLDLSSNHIPVLQRESFLAPNSLTYLNLNSNKIRVIENGSLDNLTSLKELRLNKNRLTHLKDLFTNLAELRILELNRNELEQIQGLSFKNLTSLEQLKLKRNKIRSLDTGAIVSLNNLSVLQLDHNLLTVVMNGGLFGLSKLHTLTISHNKIDAIKSQAWECCQNITELDLSHNELVSIDQGTFQFLGKLEQLKLDHNKITFIADGAFNNTPNLRILELNENKISYMVEDINGAFAPLINLEKLGLALNRIKSINKNSFIGLMRLIELDLNGNNITSIAENALISMPNLSRLRMKSDTLLCDCGLQWLSIWLRSHKYSEARVRCGYPSALKGTLLTELHRTNFTCDEHPKPLIIGEPKTQMSIKGDNVTLYCRATSTANTPLRFTWKHDNAEMQNFDIKVDTDSLERGITEALSSLYLTNVTHADAGRYQCMVSNDYGTTYSAKAKISVLVYPSFTKNPQDMQVPAGRTAKLVCAAKGQPTPQIAWQKDGGNDFPAARERRMYMMPSDDELFIVDFKVADTGVYSCTAQNLAGTIVANASLTISETPSFVKPMENKEIIVGESIVLECMASGYPRPKLLWRKNGSPLQTTERHFFTAEDQLLIIVDTIPSDAGSYECQMNNSFGTAVGTSHLTINPVSGSVVNEDDMLGIIIITVVCCAVGTSVVWVVIIYQTRRRLSINQSAPQQFQVITTAPVLTEAQTHLYLDTSSQHSKDSGTGDSTNPSSDQLQLCLPEEIVTSSTNNEEVENICGSDPLLGYTNHERLEEEQSESVADDENSVNIKPYGWTRE
- the LOC124304553 gene encoding leucine-rich repeats and immunoglobulin-like domains protein 1 isoform X2, whose translation is MSESSEVSSARRWKRRRYVIFITQLVLLFCADDTRAKPMQDSSILNKLDFQCPRECNCLGNVVNCNGLQLIDAPNNLPPWIEDLELKKNNFSRLESNALIHLTKLRVLDISENRLSDNVSEALNSLTQLRALKINKNQLTTLPNLYSLKNLTHLSMTHNLVRSIDGQTLVNLPRLQFLDLSSNHIPVLQRESFLAPNSLTYLNLNSNKIRVIENGSLDNLTSLKELRLNKNRLTHLKDLFTNLAELRILELNRNELEQIQGLSFKNLTSLEQLKLKRNKIRSLDTGAIVSLNNLSVLQLDHNLLTVVMNGGLFGLSKLHTLTISHNKIDAIKSQAWECCQNITELDLSHNELVSIDQGTFQFLGKLEQLKLDHNKITFIADGAFNNTPNLRILELNENKISYMVEDINGAFAPLINLEKLGLALNRIKSINKNSFIGLMRLIELDLNGNNITSIAENALISMPNLSRLRMKSDTLLCDCGLQWLSIWLRSHKYSEARVRCGYPSALKGTLLTELHRTNFTCDEHPKPLIIGEPKTQMSIKGDNVTLYCRATSTANTPLRFTWKHDNAEMQNFDIKVDTDSLERGITEALSSLYLTNVTHADAGRYQCMVSNDYGTTYSAKAKISVLVYPSFTKNPQDMQVPAGRTAKLVCAAKGQPTPQIAWQKDGGNDFPAARERRMYMMPSDDELFIVDFKVADTGVYSCTAQNLAGTIVANASLTISVSGSVVNEDDMLGIIIITVVCCAVGTSVVWVVIIYQTRRRLSINQSAPQQFQVITTAPVLTEAQTHLYLDTSSQHSKDSGTGDSTNPSSDQLQLCLPEEIVTSSTNNEEVENICGSDPLLGYTNHERLEEEQSESVADDENSVNIKPYGWTRE